From one Lysinibacillus sp. G4S2 genomic stretch:
- a CDS encoding AzlC family ABC transporter permease — protein MASTTEFRNETANTPDDSFLQGVKDCVPTLLGYISIGLAFGVVGSASGLSVLEIALLTILVYAGSAQFIFCALLLTDSPASAIIVTIFVVNLRHLLMSLTLAPHFTHYSMLRNVGFGTLLTDETFGVAVTKQMQTGKLYGKWMDGLNITAYSFWILSCVAGAYLGQWVANPEKWGLDFALIAMFVALLVLQLSSVGNSKIMHYLMLIGYMIVIMYGLSYIVPSHVAVLLATVIVATIGVVTDK, from the coding sequence ATGGCAAGTACAACAGAATTCCGGAATGAAACAGCAAATACGCCAGATGATAGCTTTTTACAAGGCGTTAAAGATTGTGTCCCCACTTTACTCGGTTATATTAGTATAGGACTTGCTTTTGGTGTTGTAGGTTCCGCTTCTGGATTATCGGTGCTCGAAATTGCACTTTTAACTATACTCGTCTATGCAGGCTCCGCACAATTTATCTTTTGTGCACTTCTTTTAACAGATAGTCCTGCTTCCGCTATTATTGTAACCATTTTCGTCGTAAATCTACGCCATTTATTAATGAGTTTAACATTAGCCCCTCATTTCACACACTATTCCATGCTCAGAAATGTTGGTTTCGGCACATTATTAACGGACGAAACATTTGGTGTAGCTGTTACAAAACAAATGCAAACTGGTAAGCTATATGGCAAATGGATGGATGGGCTAAATATCACTGCTTACTCATTTTGGATTCTTTCTTGTGTAGCTGGCGCATATTTGGGGCAATGGGTGGCAAACCCTGAAAAATGGGGCTTAGATTTCGCATTGATCGCTATGTTTGTGGCACTTCTTGTACTTCAACTTAGCAGTGTAGGTAATAGTAAAATAATGCATTATCTTATGTTAATCGGCTATATGATCGTTATTATGTATGGTCTTTCTTATATCGTACCTTCGCATGTAGCTGTTCTACTTGCAACAGTTATTGTAGCAACAATAGGGGTGGTGACAGATAAATGA
- a CDS encoding PDZ domain-containing protein, whose product MVSDILIEIVTSIGRFLLNPLIYIAILFAILLGYSRVKQERKFFNRRIVWGWTELIGQWKYGWLYALLISLVSVGLGLTVPKAFLMILIAISALALLLFFINALSPIYTMGLATLAIWLMYQYNWTFSWWEISLEGVNLFDGPIVTITILAGLCVMAEGMLIRQTAMKVTTPRVEKTKRGMQAIVYRSRNVWVLPIFFVIPGDIIPADLPYWPQFTIGESTFALVLFPIVIGFSKLTRKELPALKLPQIGRSVLILGQLILIGGLAGFIEPFIGLITLVIGAVIRIIISIFYAMQDKTDIYAVAPSSKGAIIAAVLPDSPAEKMGLLAGECIRKVNGRSIFTENELYEALQLNAAHCRLEVLDCNNEIRLTQHVIYSNDHYRIGLLLAEPRDF is encoded by the coding sequence ATGGTTAGTGATATATTAATAGAAATTGTAACATCGATTGGCCGCTTTTTACTCAACCCATTAATTTATATTGCCATTTTATTTGCGATTTTGTTGGGTTATAGTCGTGTAAAACAGGAGCGTAAATTTTTTAATAGACGTATTGTTTGGGGTTGGACAGAGCTAATTGGGCAATGGAAATATGGTTGGTTATATGCCCTCCTCATTTCACTAGTAAGTGTTGGTTTAGGTTTAACAGTGCCTAAAGCTTTTTTAATGATTTTAATCGCTATTTCTGCGTTGGCACTTTTATTGTTCTTCATTAATGCACTTTCACCTATTTATACGATGGGGCTTGCTACGCTAGCAATATGGTTGATGTATCAATACAATTGGACATTTTCTTGGTGGGAAATCTCTTTAGAAGGTGTAAATTTATTTGATGGTCCTATTGTAACGATTACGATTTTAGCGGGTTTATGTGTGATGGCTGAGGGCATGTTAATTCGTCAAACAGCAATGAAGGTAACAACACCGCGAGTTGAAAAAACGAAGCGAGGTATGCAGGCAATTGTCTATCGTTCAAGAAATGTATGGGTACTACCAATCTTCTTTGTAATACCAGGAGATATTATTCCAGCAGATTTGCCATATTGGCCACAATTTACAATAGGAGAGAGTACCTTTGCACTTGTACTATTCCCAATCGTTATAGGTTTTTCAAAGCTTACTAGAAAAGAATTACCGGCTTTGAAATTGCCTCAAATTGGCCGATCAGTGCTTATATTAGGACAGCTTATTTTAATAGGTGGACTGGCCGGATTTATAGAACCTTTCATCGGTTTGATAACGCTGGTAATAGGTGCAGTGATTCGTATTATTATTTCAATCTTCTATGCGATGCAAGATAAAACGGATATTTATGCAGTTGCTCCGAGCTCAAAGGGTGCTATTATAGCGGCTGTGCTTCCTGATTCCCCAGCTGAAAAAATGGGCTTACTTGCAGGGGAATGTATTCGTAAAGTAAATGGCCGTTCCATTTTTACTGAAAATGAATTATATGAAGCTTTGCAATTAAATGCAGCACATTGTCGTCTAGAGGTATTAGACTGTAACAATGAAATACGGTTAACACAGCATGTTATATATAGCAATGATCATTATCGTATAGGATTATTACTAGCTGAGCCGAGGGATTTCTAA
- a CDS encoding M23 family metallopeptidase, producing MKSMAKNSMKTLTAASALFLFIQTPSAYATNLSDLKDEKKQIESKKDGLNSSIKNKSNAITVNEEKQQQILDQIQSLNAEIDKTNSNIKNVMAEIHSTNEEIKTLEGSITELLRKIEERDLLLEDRARAIQASGTVTYLDVLLSSNSFVDFIDRFSAVNSLMEADRQIIHDQKEDKQKLEEQKQVLESKRKKLEDKKAELDRLKASLDGQKTQKNKLVDQLEKEQEKLKSEKVLLEKEYSEALEISDELQQKIIDEQKRLAEIARQQEEKRKAAAAAAAKSKASNSGNSGNSGGGSSTVQAPQSNGTWITPTNGRFTSPYGWRNFGGGSEFHYGVDLANNTGTPVWAAADGVVSYAAPLSTYGNAVIITHSIDGQIYTTVYAHLNSFNVSVGTEVTKGQQIATMGSTGRVTGPHLHFEVHNGPWQGQAVGSVNPLKYIPL from the coding sequence GTGAAAAGTATGGCGAAAAACTCAATGAAAACACTTACAGCAGCATCTGCACTATTTCTTTTTATCCAAACTCCATCAGCATATGCAACAAATTTATCGGATTTAAAAGATGAAAAAAAACAAATCGAATCAAAGAAAGATGGCTTAAATTCATCTATCAAAAATAAATCAAATGCCATTACTGTAAATGAAGAAAAGCAACAACAAATATTAGATCAAATTCAATCATTAAACGCTGAAATTGACAAAACTAATAGTAATATTAAAAATGTAATGGCAGAAATACATTCTACAAATGAAGAAATAAAAACTTTAGAAGGTTCTATAACGGAGCTTCTGCGCAAAATTGAAGAGCGAGATTTATTGTTAGAGGATCGTGCTCGTGCCATTCAGGCGAGTGGTACTGTTACCTATTTAGACGTACTGCTTAGTTCTAATAGCTTCGTAGATTTTATCGATCGATTCTCTGCTGTTAATTCATTAATGGAAGCGGACCGTCAAATTATCCATGATCAAAAAGAGGACAAGCAAAAATTAGAGGAACAAAAGCAAGTCTTAGAAAGCAAACGCAAAAAGCTTGAAGATAAAAAAGCTGAGCTTGATCGTTTAAAAGCATCATTGGATGGGCAGAAAACTCAGAAAAACAAATTAGTTGATCAGTTAGAAAAAGAACAAGAAAAACTAAAGTCAGAGAAAGTTTTACTTGAAAAAGAATACTCTGAGGCACTTGAAATTAGTGATGAATTACAACAAAAGATTATTGATGAGCAAAAACGATTAGCTGAAATTGCCCGTCAACAAGAAGAAAAACGCAAGGCAGCCGCAGCGGCCGCAGCCAAGTCTAAGGCATCTAATTCAGGTAATAGTGGTAATAGTGGTGGTGGGTCTTCAACAGTCCAGGCTCCACAATCGAATGGTACGTGGATTACGCCAACAAATGGTCGTTTTACATCGCCTTATGGCTGGCGTAATTTTGGCGGAGGTTCAGAATTCCACTATGGAGTCGATCTTGCAAATAATACAGGTACCCCAGTTTGGGCAGCTGCTGACGGTGTGGTTTCCTATGCTGCACCACTAAGCACGTATGGTAATGCTGTCATCATTACGCATTCTATCGACGGTCAAATTTATACGACAGTGTATGCACACTTAAATTCCTTCAACGTTAGTGTTGGTACAGAAGTAACAAAAGGTCAACAAATTGCAACGATGGGCAGTACAGGACGTGTAACAGGACCACACTTACACTTTGAAGTGCACAATGGCCCTTGGCAAGGACAAGCAGTCGGTAGTGTCAATCCATTAAAATATATTCCATTGTAA
- a CDS encoding TVP38/TMEM64 family protein has translation MSEWFTVENIEHIREQYQALGPIIGFLLPFIEAFLPFLPLVVFVVVNASAYGLWFGFLLSWLGSVAGSYAVFLLVRHFGKHPKLRFVTGSKKVEKLIKWVDMNGISPLFVLLCFPFTPSVIVNVVAGLSHMHKKFYLIVLLAGKFVMILGMSVLGYDIKSLLTSPIKLITAAVAIVVLWWGGKLLEKRLNARVEQDLKQARKLTKNRDKHAS, from the coding sequence TTGAGTGAATGGTTTACTGTAGAAAACATTGAGCATATTCGGGAACAATATCAAGCACTTGGCCCAATCATTGGTTTTTTATTACCTTTTATAGAGGCATTTTTGCCGTTTTTACCTTTGGTCGTGTTCGTTGTCGTCAATGCGAGTGCATATGGTTTATGGTTTGGTTTTTTATTATCTTGGCTAGGTTCTGTAGCTGGTTCATATGCAGTATTTTTGCTTGTCCGACATTTTGGCAAGCATCCAAAGCTTCGTTTTGTTACAGGCAGTAAAAAAGTAGAGAAGCTAATAAAATGGGTAGATATGAATGGCATTAGTCCACTATTCGTGTTACTATGTTTTCCTTTTACACCCTCAGTCATTGTAAACGTTGTAGCAGGCTTATCTCATATGCACAAAAAGTTTTATTTGATTGTGTTATTGGCAGGGAAGTTCGTCATGATTTTAGGAATGAGCGTGCTTGGTTATGATATAAAATCACTACTAACAAGCCCTATAAAACTGATTACTGCGGCAGTTGCGATTGTCGTGCTTTGGTGGGGTGGTAAGCTTTTAGAGAAGCGATTAAACGCGCGTGTGGAGCAAGATCTAAAACAAGCGCGAAAATTGACAAAAAATAGAGACAAACATGCAAGTTGA
- a CDS encoding XRE family transcriptional regulator, whose amino-acid sequence MEQMSRNLAFQLKKIRQQRHLSLDDVAKATGVSKAQLAQIEKGEANPTVSTIWKIAAGMRTSFSSLLQPPTAHFMKYSSKNAPHVDEDDGRYRVYSIIPYNPERGWELYKVEMEPGASSKSEAHTEGVEETVTVIQGQATISAGDMHELLEEGDTLVFSGHQPHEYKNTSETLTILHLILQYK is encoded by the coding sequence ATGGAACAAATGAGTCGAAATTTAGCATTTCAATTAAAGAAGATTCGACAGCAGCGTCATTTAAGTTTAGACGATGTAGCCAAAGCTACAGGAGTAAGTAAGGCGCAACTTGCACAAATTGAAAAGGGAGAGGCGAACCCTACAGTATCGACAATTTGGAAAATCGCTGCGGGTATGCGTACTTCATTTTCTAGCTTATTACAGCCGCCTACAGCACATTTCATGAAATATAGTAGTAAGAATGCGCCACATGTAGATGAAGATGATGGAAGGTATCGTGTATATTCTATTATTCCTTATAATCCAGAACGTGGCTGGGAACTTTATAAAGTTGAAATGGAGCCCGGTGCCTCTAGTAAGAGCGAAGCCCACACAGAAGGGGTAGAAGAAACTGTGACCGTTATCCAAGGACAAGCCACCATTTCTGCTGGGGATATGCATGAATTACTAGAAGAAGGGGATACACTAGTATTCTCAGGACATCAGCCACATGAATATAAAAATACTTCGGAAACGTTAACGATTTTACATTTAATTTTGCAGTATAAATAG
- a CDS encoding AzlD domain-containing protein, with product MTTTASMVWLIIGCALVTWLPRIIPFIFVRSVKLPDVVMKWLSFIPVCILSALVIENLLDTESGNIVTLDWPVFITFVPTLIIALVTKSLSITVVAGVIIMAVVRFFM from the coding sequence ATGACGACAACCGCTTCTATGGTCTGGCTTATCATTGGCTGTGCACTTGTAACTTGGTTACCAAGAATTATCCCTTTTATATTCGTACGAAGTGTGAAACTACCAGACGTTGTAATGAAATGGTTAAGCTTTATCCCTGTCTGCATTTTAAGTGCTCTTGTTATTGAAAACTTACTAGATACAGAAAGTGGAAATATCGTTACACTCGATTGGCCCGTATTTATTACATTTGTGCCAACACTAATTATTGCACTTGTCACGAAAAGCTTATCTATTACAGTTGTAGCTGGGGTTATTATTATGGCAGTTGTACGATTTTTCATGTAA
- a CDS encoding DUF4097 family beta strand repeat-containing protein, giving the protein MQNERQRILELVEKGTITAQEAITLLEALEQPSKSTQNVMNDVSNEGQHSSTEKESVFKESHKDEQTKKDEDFTKYFQEEMRDFRKDLTQIGSLFMDMMNTAVKKVKEFDVNSPFGDKVEFTHTEEVAAEHIDNIFAELPNGNFSLESAEGDSFQVICKVKAPLINDSEEETRAHFLEQFVVKEDEGSLRILSQLKLVQVNVKVLVPKEKLEKLSVRLMNGSVTLQDTDFEQLKVKTLNGVIKGSKFNFGKAEVDSSNGSIELTNVRGKDLEAETLNGRVYLDGALDEVEAKSVNGHVVVTTCSTNSSKIKAQTVAGAVELYVPRTISLSGKIVTNFGKVDIGIQDASKIESQDQFLSKVVRFDKEVENANRLFIEGESKTGAVLVRYTTTDEQHI; this is encoded by the coding sequence ATGCAAAATGAACGTCAACGAATTTTAGAACTTGTGGAAAAAGGAACAATTACAGCGCAAGAGGCGATTACATTATTAGAAGCGTTAGAGCAACCTAGCAAGTCCACTCAAAATGTTATGAATGATGTCTCAAATGAGGGCCAGCATTCCTCGACAGAAAAAGAGTCAGTGTTTAAAGAAAGTCACAAAGATGAACAAACGAAAAAAGATGAAGATTTCACTAAGTATTTCCAAGAAGAGATGCGAGATTTCCGTAAAGATTTAACGCAAATTGGTTCACTCTTTATGGATATGATGAATACAGCAGTGAAAAAAGTAAAAGAGTTTGATGTTAACTCTCCGTTTGGTGATAAAGTTGAGTTTACACATACGGAAGAAGTGGCAGCTGAACATATAGATAATATATTTGCTGAATTACCGAATGGCAATTTTTCATTAGAATCTGCCGAGGGAGATAGCTTCCAAGTTATTTGCAAGGTGAAGGCACCACTTATTAATGACAGTGAAGAAGAAACGCGTGCTCATTTCCTAGAGCAATTCGTTGTAAAGGAAGATGAAGGTTCACTACGAATTTTAAGTCAACTAAAGCTTGTTCAAGTAAATGTTAAAGTACTTGTACCAAAGGAAAAATTAGAAAAACTATCTGTACGTTTAATGAACGGTAGTGTTACTTTACAAGATACGGATTTTGAGCAATTAAAAGTAAAGACGTTAAACGGTGTGATTAAAGGCTCTAAGTTTAATTTTGGAAAGGCAGAAGTTGATTCTTCTAATGGTTCGATTGAATTAACAAATGTCCGTGGTAAAGATTTAGAAGCTGAAACATTGAATGGTCGTGTATATTTAGATGGTGCATTGGATGAAGTTGAAGCAAAATCGGTCAATGGACATGTTGTTGTCACAACTTGCTCAACCAATTCATCAAAAATCAAGGCGCAAACAGTTGCAGGAGCTGTTGAATTGTATGTGCCACGTACAATATCGTTAAGCGGTAAAATAGTTACGAATTTTGGTAAAGTAGATATTGGTATTCAAGATGCTTCCAAAATCGAATCACAGGATCAATTCTTATCAAAAGTAGTACGTTTTGATAAAGAAGTAGAGAATGCCAATCGACTATTTATCGAAGGTGAATCTAAAACAGGTGCAGTTTTAGTACGTTATACAACAACTGACGAGCAGCATATTTAA
- a CDS encoding redoxin domain-containing protein: MKKNIGLLIVVLLVVAMIGTYVKQQIDKDREIETASLGKAVDEEKIGLKKGDIPPDFTLTSLDGKDVTLSELRGKKVVLNFWATWCPPCKAEMPHMQKYYEQHAKEDNVEIIAVNLTSQERDFSADGKIDTVMTFRDSFELTFPILLDQKKEVSPQYNVMMIPTTYFIDSNGYIQRAISGPMDANMLESYVEELD; this comes from the coding sequence ATGAAAAAAAATATTGGGCTGCTTATCGTCGTGCTATTAGTAGTCGCGATGATTGGTACATATGTTAAACAGCAGATTGATAAGGACCGTGAAATTGAAACAGCTTCTCTTGGGAAAGCAGTGGATGAAGAAAAGATTGGCTTAAAAAAGGGAGATATACCACCGGATTTTACTTTAACAAGCTTGGATGGAAAAGATGTAACATTAAGTGAGCTTCGTGGAAAGAAAGTCGTGTTAAATTTCTGGGCAACATGGTGTCCACCGTGTAAGGCAGAAATGCCACATATGCAAAAGTATTATGAACAACATGCTAAAGAAGATAATGTGGAAATCATAGCTGTCAATTTAACATCGCAAGAACGTGATTTTTCAGCTGACGGAAAAATTGATACGGTCATGACATTTAGAGATAGCTTCGAACTAACATTTCCTATCCTTCTTGACCAAAAAAAAGAAGTTTCTCCACAATATAATGTTATGATGATTCCTACCACTTATTTTATTGATTCAAATGGATATATTCAACGTGCTATTAGCGGGCCGATGGATGCTAATATGTTAGAAAGCTATGTAGAAGAATTAGACTAA
- the ftsX gene encoding permease-like cell division protein FtsX — protein sequence MKFNTLKRHFRESIKSLGRNSWMTIASVSAVTVTLILVGVFALIMMNLNKVATDLENDVEIKILIDETADKAAEKALMEKIKKLPGVEEMSYSTKENELTKLVKDFGDDFKLFEQSNPLRNVIYVKASDPQQTAKVAKKIDEFEFTYDVMYGEGKVEKLFNFLNTSRNVGVVLILGLLFTAIFLISNTIRITIIARGDEIEIMKLVGATNSFVRIPFLLEGMWLGLLGSIIPIAVVATLYHNVYKIIAPRLKGELIQVLDFSPLVYQVSALILLIGVLIGVWGSFMSVRKFLKI from the coding sequence ATGAAATTTAATACTCTAAAACGTCACTTCCGAGAAAGTATAAAGTCACTTGGTCGTAATAGTTGGATGACCATTGCCTCAGTGAGTGCAGTTACAGTTACATTAATATTAGTAGGCGTATTTGCGCTAATTATGATGAATTTAAATAAAGTAGCAACTGATTTAGAGAATGATGTTGAAATTAAAATTTTAATTGATGAAACAGCTGATAAAGCTGCTGAAAAAGCGCTCATGGAAAAAATAAAGAAATTGCCAGGTGTCGAAGAGATGAGTTATTCGACAAAGGAAAATGAGTTAACTAAATTAGTAAAAGATTTTGGGGACGATTTTAAATTATTTGAGCAAAGTAATCCATTACGTAATGTTATTTATGTGAAGGCTTCAGATCCTCAACAAACGGCTAAAGTCGCAAAGAAGATTGATGAATTTGAGTTTACATATGATGTTATGTATGGTGAAGGCAAAGTAGAAAAGCTTTTCAACTTCTTAAATACTAGCCGTAACGTAGGGGTAGTGCTCATTTTAGGCTTATTATTTACAGCAATTTTCTTAATTTCTAATACGATTCGAATTACGATTATTGCACGTGGTGATGAAATAGAAATTATGAAACTTGTAGGAGCAACGAATTCATTCGTGCGTATTCCATTCTTATTAGAAGGTATGTGGCTCGGGCTTTTAGGTTCTATTATTCCGATTGCGGTTGTCGCAACCCTTTACCACAATGTATATAAAATTATTGCGCCTCGACTAAAAGGTGAGCTTATTCAAGTACTTGATTTCTCACCACTTGTGTATCAAGTAAGTGCTCTGATATTACTAATTGGTGTACTAATCGGTGTTTGGGGAAGTTTCATGTCAGTACGTAAGTTTTTAAAAATCTAG
- the ftsE gene encoding cell division ATP-binding protein FtsE, which yields MIEMKNVTKKYPNGVVATNGISVNIKQGEFVYVVGPSGAGKSTFIKLMYREEKATSGEITVNGIDLATLKNNKVPFLRRQLGVVFQDFKLLPRLNVYENVAFALEVIEEDPVEIRRRVMEVLELVGLKNKARMFPNELSGGEQQRVSIARSVVNVPKVVIADEPTGNLDPETSWEIMNLFEEINARGTTIVMATHNREIVNTIRRRVIAIEGGMIVRDEHGGDYGYEI from the coding sequence ATGATAGAAATGAAAAATGTGACAAAGAAGTATCCAAATGGCGTTGTTGCGACAAATGGGATTTCCGTTAACATAAAGCAAGGTGAATTTGTCTATGTTGTAGGTCCAAGTGGTGCAGGTAAATCGACGTTCATTAAATTAATGTATCGCGAGGAAAAAGCTACTTCGGGAGAAATCACTGTTAATGGCATAGATTTAGCTACATTGAAAAATAATAAGGTGCCTTTTTTACGTCGACAACTTGGCGTTGTGTTCCAGGATTTCAAACTACTCCCTCGTTTGAATGTTTATGAGAACGTAGCATTTGCACTAGAGGTAATCGAGGAGGATCCTGTGGAAATTCGTCGCCGGGTAATGGAGGTTTTGGAGCTCGTGGGGCTGAAAAATAAGGCAAGAATGTTCCCTAATGAACTTTCAGGTGGCGAACAGCAGCGTGTTTCGATTGCGCGCTCTGTTGTCAATGTTCCGAAGGTCGTTATTGCAGATGAACCTACTGGAAATCTTGATCCTGAGACATCTTGGGAGATTATGAATTTATTTGAGGAAATTAATGCACGAGGTACAACTATTGTAATGGCAACGCATAACCGTGAAATTGTGAATACAATTCGTCGTCGGGTAATTGCAATTGAAGGCGGCATGATTGTCCGTGATGAGCACGGAGGTGATTATGGCTATGAAATTTAA
- a CDS encoding S41 family peptidase: MRKIMAGVGVLASSLLLGSGFYFDWFNLGDKEKPVVTEVESINEALTLIEKKSVYSTKKDALVEGALRGMADAIKDPYSTYYSKDEAEQHRQMLAEERVGIGIELTENNGKFIVVSPVRSSPAEKAGMRSLDEIVQVDGVRVDGKPMSELMHLIQGEKGTKVTIVVYRPSEDKHIKMTMERAAISNKTVSSEVVNVENTPIGYVEISLFGEKTANEWVAETSKLLRKDIKGLVIDVRDNPGGYLHSVAALLSTVFENGKVFAYMQNAEGAMEPLKTESKSFDEKYLQIMNNIPIVVLQNQGSASASEVLSGALKGWGRASIVGVKSFGKGTVQESWSLSNGGELKLSTNKWLTPKREWIHGQGIEANLVIEQNELVAFQMHPLSGKFKMGDMSEEIAYTQNALKKLGYKIARLDGYFDDTTEEAVKLYREDKKLKQVEDKIYMDTTFFNSLNETLKKYKEDRQNDLQFQMATSFLMHNIEQ; the protein is encoded by the coding sequence TTGCGCAAAATAATGGCTGGTGTCGGCGTACTTGCTAGTAGTTTATTGCTAGGTAGTGGATTTTATTTTGATTGGTTTAATTTAGGGGATAAAGAGAAGCCAGTCGTCACAGAGGTCGAATCAATCAATGAAGCGTTGACTTTAATTGAGAAAAAATCTGTATACAGTACGAAAAAAGATGCATTGGTGGAGGGGGCACTTCGGGGTATGGCAGATGCTATTAAGGACCCTTACAGTACCTATTATTCGAAAGATGAGGCAGAACAACACCGACAAATGTTAGCTGAAGAAAGAGTGGGCATTGGGATTGAGTTGACAGAAAATAATGGGAAATTTATTGTTGTGTCTCCTGTCCGTTCGTCTCCGGCAGAAAAAGCAGGAATGCGTTCTCTCGATGAAATTGTACAAGTTGATGGTGTTCGAGTAGATGGTAAACCGATGAGTGAATTAATGCATTTAATTCAAGGCGAAAAGGGGACAAAGGTGACGATTGTTGTCTATCGTCCAAGTGAAGATAAGCATATTAAAATGACAATGGAACGAGCAGCAATTTCCAATAAAACCGTATCAAGCGAAGTTGTGAATGTAGAAAATACACCTATAGGCTATGTAGAAATCTCACTTTTTGGTGAGAAAACGGCGAATGAATGGGTTGCTGAAACGAGTAAGTTACTCCGAAAGGATATCAAAGGGTTAGTAATCGATGTGCGAGATAATCCAGGTGGTTATTTACATAGCGTCGCAGCGCTGCTGAGCACTGTATTCGAGAATGGCAAAGTGTTTGCGTATATGCAAAATGCTGAAGGTGCTATGGAACCATTAAAAACAGAATCAAAGAGCTTTGATGAAAAATATTTGCAGATAATGAATAATATACCGATTGTTGTTTTGCAAAATCAAGGCAGTGCATCGGCTAGTGAAGTACTTAGTGGTGCTTTAAAAGGTTGGGGACGTGCCTCTATTGTTGGTGTCAAGAGCTTTGGGAAGGGAACGGTGCAGGAATCTTGGTCACTATCAAATGGCGGAGAGCTTAAACTGTCCACAAATAAATGGCTGACACCAAAACGCGAATGGATTCATGGTCAAGGTATTGAGGCTAATTTAGTTATTGAACAAAATGAATTAGTTGCTTTTCAAATGCATCCATTATCAGGGAAGTTTAAAATGGGCGATATGAGTGAAGAAATTGCTTATACGCAAAATGCTTTAAAAAAGCTAGGTTATAAAATTGCCCGTTTAGATGGTTATTTTGATGACACGACGGAGGAGGCTGTTAAGCTTTATCGCGAAGATAAGAAATTGAAACAAGTAGAAGATAAGATTTATATGGATACTACTTTCTTTAACAGCTTAAATGAAACATTGAAAAAATATAAAGAGGATCGTCAAAATGATTTACAGTTCCAAATGGCAACAAGCTTTTTAATGCATAATATTGAACAATAA
- a CDS encoding DUF2198 family protein: MDDFGKMMLALFLPALLVLLFSRITFNRYVALILAIALIAASVYAGYTTTPTLYVIDAFSLTVGFWLASKMKKNKDTV; this comes from the coding sequence ATGGATGATTTCGGGAAAATGATGTTAGCGTTATTTTTGCCAGCATTGCTCGTGTTATTGTTTTCAAGAATTACGTTTAATCGTTATGTTGCACTAATATTGGCAATTGCTCTTATTGCGGCATCTGTCTACGCAGGTTACACTACCACGCCTACTTTATATGTGATTGATGCATTTTCGTTAACAGTAGGCTTTTGGTTAGCAAGTAAAATGAAGAAAAATAAAGATACCGTTTAA